Genomic window (Candidatus Eisenbacteria bacterium):
ACGGGAACATAGACAGAGAAGAAGTCCGCGACTACATCAATTTCTCTTATATATTCCACGGGCATGTCGGTGAATTTCCAACGTATGGCCAAAACCAGGAAGCCGAGAAGAAGATCAAAATGCGGTCGTTCATTCGGGTGTTCGACCAGAGGCCAGGTGGCGAACTGAAGAAGTGGGAAAAATGCAATCTCTGCGGCGACAGGAAAGCTGTCTTCTCAACCCCGGTGAGCAAGGATGGAGATCTATACGACGATGAGCGCATTTGCAGCGTGTGTCTCTTCAAACGATTCTTGCCTGAGGCTCTCAAAGATTTGGCAGAAACGCCTTCCTTTGATTCAACATCTGACATAGCGGCGGTCCCCTTTCACGAGCTCCGCATAAGGCTTAGCAGTTCATTCCTTTCTCTTCCTGAGATAGCGAAGTTGGCATCGGAATATGACGCCCTCCAAAGGGCGTGTAAAGAAACGGGAGAGGAATGGGGGGGTGGGCCGGGTGAAATCTGCGGCCGCTGCCTGTTCGATGACGGGCTCGATCAAGTCAAACCATTTCGTGAGGCCTTCAAGAAACTTGAGGATCGAATGGTCGAGGTCGAAGGGAGCTATTCTCCATTTGTATGGCTTACGCGTCCATTTTACTCCATCGTCTACATGGATGGGGACAATCTGCGCAGAATCTTCGAAAACAACTCAGACGAGTTTCCCAAATATGTGCCTGCGGTGTCCGGGATACTATCGCATTTTGCTTCTTTGGTTCCCGATGTTGTTCACCGACATCATGGGCAGCTCATCTACGTTGGCGGAGACGACGTGAATTTCGTGATTCATCCGGAGTATCTGCTCGAATGCATCGCTGAATTGACCTCGACGTACAATCGTCTATTTGCCGAGAATGGTTTGACGAAGGGGTACGCCGCCAGTCTCACGCTCTCTGCCGGGGCGGTGGTGTGTTACCACAAGTATCCGCTTTCAGAGACCATTCGAAGGGCATGCCAAGTGATGACAGACCGGGCGAAGAGTCAAACAAACAAGAACGCCACTGCGATTCAGCTTATCAAAGGTCATACGGAAACGCTGACATTTACACTCTCTAACCACAAGCTGCCCGATCTACTCGAACTCCTTCAGAAATTCATTGACCGTCGAATTTCACGTACCACTCCGCATCGCATTGCTGCGGAGAAAGAGCTGCTGGTGGGGCTTATTCGAACAGATGAGGTTGTATTCGAGAGCTACATTGCATCTATCCTCAGCGGGACGAGGGATTCTGATCGAAGAAACGGAGACGCGGAAAGGAATGCGAAGTTGATTTCGTCGTTTGCCACGGGTGGGACAGACGAGGAAAAGGTGGACACAATGATCGACTGTCTTCTTTACGCGCGATTTCTGACAGGAGACCGATAGGATGCCTGAGTACATTGCAGAGCCGTATGATGTGCTCTATTTCAGGGGCAACAAATCGTTCCATTTCGGCGCGTGGTATTCAGAAGGAATATTCCCGCCGGTGCCGTCAACCTTCCAAGGGTTTGTGAGATCGAAATTGCTTCTTGACGCTGGCAAGATTGATGCTTCAGGGCAAGCGACCGCCGATGCCAGCGCGCTCGTTGGAAACGACGGTACGATGGGAATCGATGTTTCAGGCCCATTTCTTTGTGACACAGAGACCAGAGAACTCTACTTCAAGAGGCCTGCAGATGTGATGAAAGAAAGGAAAGAGGACACGTCATACAGTTCTGTCCTGCGTGACGCCAAGGATGCCGAGCCAGTTGACAGTGACCTTGACTTCGGCATAGTGACCATTTCAGTCTCGAA
Coding sequences:
- the cas10 gene encoding type III-B CRISPR-associated protein Cas10/Cmr2, whose protein sequence is MGVENKGASCLLVCEIGPIADFIRHSRKTKDYWSASFLFSYLMSEVARAILNEGGKIYRPDVSKNPLVTRRAKAKAGTVPDQIFAIVRNESKDKVKQAIEKAMHDALEDLATRIDRIKEDRRKSNGNIDREEVRDYINFSYIFHGHVGEFPTYGQNQEAEKKIKMRSFIRVFDQRPGGELKKWEKCNLCGDRKAVFSTPVSKDGDLYDDERICSVCLFKRFLPEALKDLAETPSFDSTSDIAAVPFHELRIRLSSSFLSLPEIAKLASEYDALQRACKETGEEWGGGPGEICGRCLFDDGLDQVKPFREAFKKLEDRMVEVEGSYSPFVWLTRPFYSIVYMDGDNLRRIFENNSDEFPKYVPAVSGILSHFASLVPDVVHRHHGQLIYVGGDDVNFVIHPEYLLECIAELTSTYNRLFAENGLTKGYAASLTLSAGAVVCYHKYPLSETIRRACQVMTDRAKSQTNKNATAIQLIKGHTETLTFTLSNHKLPDLLELLQKFIDRRISRTTPHRIAAEKELLVGLIRTDEVVFESYIASILSGTRDSDRRNGDAERNAKLISSFATGGTDEEKVDTMIDCLLYARFLTGDR